The Trueperaceae bacterium DNA segment ACCCTGTCTCGTCGCCAGCCTTCCGGTCAGTGTCGTCGCTGCCTTGACGCTCACCACCTGCCCGATGACGGCTCGGACGGCCGTCTCGAACGGGTCCCAAGCCCCCGGGACCCGGATCCCCGGGAACTGCTGTACGAGCCGCGCCAGCAGAGGGTCTTGCGCCAGAGATCGTTCGATGGCTTCGCTGTCGGCATCGAGATCGAAGAGCCGGCGGACGCGGCGCTCGATCCGGGAGAGGTCGCAGGCTGGGGAAGCCCGGACGAGCAACCAGGCCGCTTCGCTGTGGTGCGTAACGGTGACGGTGCCGCACGCCCCTGCCTGCTCGAAGGTCCGCCCGTACGCCCCCTTCGAAACGGACTCCACTCCTGGCGTTGCCCGGGCCGCCAGGAAGCCGACCAGCCGATCCCAGTCGAACGGTCGTCTGTACGGAAGCCGCCGCTCCGTACACGCCCTGCCGTCCCTCGGGTCAGATGTAGCGTGCGAGTTCGTCGTCGATGCGCTCCTCGCCGGCTCGAACGCCCATCATCCGCCGTCTGAGCGGGTTGGTGAAGTACGACAGGTGGACCAGCGTTCCGAAGCGGTCGTTTATCTCGAGCCCCGAGATGACGAAGCCTGCCTTGAGCTTGGGAACCAGGACGCTGTTGTTGGTAGCGTTGTGGCGACTGTAGATGATCTGGAATCCTTCGGCCGCGACCCTCTCCATGATCTTGGGCAGCAGAGCCGTGTAGATGCCCTTGCCTCGGTGCTCCTCCACGATCCCGGTGTTGGTCATGTAGAACTTCTCGGCGTCCTCCTGGTGCCCGACGTGCCAGCCCACCGGCTCCTCATCCAGGTAGACGCCGATCCGCAGCGAGAACGACTCCTTGCCCATCCTCTCGCCCAGCAGCTCCATCGCCTCCAGCTCATCCGTGGACAGAGCCTGGCGCGAACGGAAGGTGAAGTGTTCAGCGAAGACGAGAGGCCTCAGCCGCTCGAAGATCGGCCGGAACTCCTCATCGCTCAGTTCACGGTAACTGTAGGGGCCGGTCAGAGGGGGCATGGCGCATTGTGACACCGCTCGCGTGTTCGTTACCCTGCCAGCCGCTACTCGAGCTCATTGTTCCTCCTCGCGGCTCGCCTAGTGAGCGCGGCATAAGCAGGGCTGCGCTCGGGCGGTAGGACCTCCTTGCCCTCGCGCAGCTCCTCACCGACCGCCTCGGCAGGACCCGGCAGGAGGCGGCTAGCCAGGCCGGCCGCCTGCGCGAAGAGCCCCGGCGCGAGGGCGTGCGCGGCGATGGGGACGCGCAAGTAGGCGGGGAGTATCAGCGAGGCGTCGCCGCGCTTGCAGGCGGCCACGATCTTCCGGGCGACGTGCCTCGAGCCCATGCTGAGCCCTGGAAGCGAGCTCAGGAGAAGGAACCAGCGGAACTCCTGCTCGCGCCGGCCCCCGAACATGGCCCGGTAGGGGCTTCCCGTTCGCATCAGGCCGGGAGTGACGGTCGTAACGCGGATCCCGTTCGCCTCCAGCTCGGCATGGAGCGCCTCCGAGAAGCCCACGGCGGCGAACTTCGCGGCCGTGTAAGGAGTCAGGTGCGGGACCGGTATCCGGCCGCCGATCGAGGTGACGTTCACGATGCGCCCAACTCCCCGCTCCAGGTGCGGCAGGGCCGCGTAGACCGCATGCAGCGTGCCGAAGAAGTTGTTGGCCATCTCCTCGTGGAACGCTTCGACGCCCAGGTTCTCGATCGGACCAACGCGGATGGTGCTGGCCACGTTGACCAGCACGTCGAGGCGACCATGGCGCCGCACCAGCTCGCCGACCGCGCGGCGCACCTGTGCGAAGTCGGCCAGGTCGCAGGGAAGCAGGTCGAGTGGCACTCCCGCCAACTCGAGGCCCGCTCGCTCGAGCGCAGCCTCGTCCCGAGCCAGCAGGGCGATGTGCGCGCCTTCGTCGGCGAACTGGCGGCCCAGCTCCAGTCCCAGACCGCGTGACCCGCCGGTGATGAGCACGACCCGCCCGGTGAGGTCGAGGCGGCGGCGCCGGCGCAGCAGGGCCGCGCCGGCGAGCGCGGCAGCCGACCCGGCCACGAGGAGGCCCGCTCTGGCGCCCTTACTTCTCACGGCGACAGCACCACCTTTATGCAGCCGTCACGCTTGCGCCGGAACAGCTCGTACGCAGCCGGCGCCTCGTCCAACGTCATCCGATGGGTGAGGATGGTGTCGGGGCGCAGCTCCCCGTCACGGATCTTCTCCAGCAGGGGACGGAGGTAACGGTGAACGTGGGCCTGCCCCATCCGGAAGGTGAGGCCCTTGTTGAACGCGGCCCCGATCGGGATCGTGTCGATGAAGCCGCCGAAGACGCCGGCTATGGAGAGGACGCCTCCCTTCCTGCAGGCGTAGATCGCCTGCCGCAAAGCGTGCGGCCGGCCCGTCTCGAGCCTGACCGCCTGTTTCACGCGATCCAGCGGACCCAGCAGACCGCCGCCATGCGACTCCATCCCCACCGCCTCGATGCAGGCGTCCGGCCCGCGACCGCCGGTGAGCTCGCGCAGCCGCTCCACGACATCCTCCTCGCGGTGATGGACGGTCACGGCGCCCAGCTCGGCGGCCTTCGTGAGCCGCGCCGGTACGCTGTCTATCGCCACTACCTGCTCGGCCCCCTGGGCGTAGGCGCTCATCACCGCCAGCAGGCCCACCGGTCCGCAGCCCCACACGGCCACCGTCTCGCCACCTTCGAGCTCGCAGTTCTCGGCCGCCATCCAACCGGTGGGCAGGACGTCGCTAAGGAGCAGGACTCGCTCATCGTCGAGCCCGTCGGGCACCTTCAGCGGTCCCACATCGGCGTACGGCACCCGCACGTACTCGGCCTGCCCGCCGGCGTACCCACCCATCAGGTGGGAGTAGCCGAAGATCCCGGCAGGAGACTCGCCGAAGAAGAGTTCGGCCAGCGGCGCGTTCGGGTTGGAGTTGTCGCACAGCGCCCACTGATCGTTCCGGCAGTACCAGCAGTTTCCGCAGGCGATGGGGAAGGGGACCACCACGCGATCGCCCACCGCCAGGCCGCGCACCTCGGCACCGACCTCGACCACCTCTCCCATGAACTCGTGGCCCAGGATGTCGCCTCTTCGCATCGACGGGATGAAGCCGTCGTAGAGGTGGAGATCGGAACCGCAGATGGCGGTCGAGGTGACGCGGACGATGGCGTCACGGGGCAGCAGCAGCTCCGGGTCGGGCACCCGTTCGACCCTTACATCGTGAGCGCCGTGCCAGGTCAGGGCCCTCATCGCGACTCGCGCACTAGCGCAGGCCGGTCCGAACCACCGTCGCGCCGCCGGCCCGCTCCCGCGCTCTGACCCTCTACCGTGGCGATCTCACCCGCCTCGAGCAGCTGCCGCATCCGCCTCAGCTCCTGTTCGAGCAGTTGCGATGGGCTCAGGCCGGCGCGCTTCAACGGCACGGATCCTTCAGCCTTCGCCAGCACGTTGGACAGCACGGCGGGACCGGTCGGCACGAACCAGAGGTCGGCGTGGACTTCCGTGCCGTTGCCGGTCGCGGCGAAGCGGAGTTCGAGCGCGGCCGGGATGGCGTTCCCACCCACGCTGGCCCAGGCCAGGCGCAGGCCCGCTTCGCTGGCCGTCCGTCTGACCTCCAGCGAGTGGCGGCCGCCCAGAGGGGTCCTGAGCGCTACCCGCCAGCGCTCGTCAGCGAGCCTGTGCGCGCTCTCGAGGTAGTTGCTGAAGAGGGTGAAGCCGCCCGGGTCGCTGAGCCGGCGGTAGACATCGTCCGGCTCGAGCTGAACCGTGACCCGGCTGCAGATCGCTACCGTCCCGCCCACCTGCGAGCGGGAGATCCCCAGCCACCGGTAGAGGTGTGAACGCCCGCTGACTCCGCGGTAGAGGAGGATTCCCGCCGCCGTCCCGAGGAGCGCTGCCGACGAACGGCGGCGGCGCGTCAGCGCTGCCGAGGCCGTCAGCGCCCCGAGGGAGAGCGAGAGCCCACGCTCGAACGGGCTCAGGTCGATTCGATCCTCGCTAGCTGCCATGCCCCTCCCGCGCCGCGCCGGGCGTCAGTGCGAGCCTAGGGCAGGCCGGGGAGGCTCACGACGCATCAAGGCACAGTCGTCGTCGGGTGCCGCTCGCCGCGAACGGCGGGCGAGGTTCCTCGACCTTCCGACGGGGCCGCCGCTGCGCCTCAGGTCCTGAAGATCACCCGCTCACGGCTGAAGTTGCGCAGTGCTAGAGCAAGCAGGACGACGATCACAACGATCAGCGAGCCCCAGGTTAGGGCCACCGAGGCTGCCCGGGCGCCGCCGGTGACGATCTCGTCCATGAGCAGCAGAACGTTGACCACGGGCACCAGGTAGACGCCGACTCCGAGCTCGAGCAGATCGGCGAACTGAAGCGCCATCACCGGCAGGATGAGGAGGAAGCTGAGTGGGGCGACGTAACTCTGCGCCTCCTTGAAAGACCGGGCGAACATCGTCACGCCAAGCAGCAGCGCAGCCAGCGTCGCGGCCAGCAGCAGCGT contains these protein-coding regions:
- a CDS encoding SDR family oxidoreductase — translated: MRSKGARAGLLVAGSAAALAGAALLRRRRRLDLTGRVVLITGGSRGLGLELGRQFADEGAHIALLARDEAALERAGLELAGVPLDLLPCDLADFAQVRRAVGELVRRHGRLDVLVNVASTIRVGPIENLGVEAFHEEMANNFFGTLHAVYAALPHLERGVGRIVNVTSIGGRIPVPHLTPYTAAKFAAVGFSEALHAELEANGIRVTTVTPGLMRTGSPYRAMFGGRREQEFRWFLLLSSLPGLSMGSRHVARKIVAACKRGDASLILPAYLRVPIAAHALAPGLFAQAAGLASRLLPGPAEAVGEELREGKEVLPPERSPAYAALTRRAARRNNELE
- a CDS encoding GNAT family N-acetyltransferase, producing the protein MPPLTGPYSYRELSDEEFRPIFERLRPLVFAEHFTFRSRQALSTDELEAMELLGERMGKESFSLRIGVYLDEEPVGWHVGHQEDAEKFYMTNTGIVEEHRGKGIYTALLPKIMERVAAEGFQIIYSRHNATNNSVLVPKLKAGFVISGLEINDRFGTLVHLSYFTNPLRRRMMGVRAGEERIDDELARYI
- a CDS encoding zinc-dependent alcohol dehydrogenase, which gives rise to MRALTWHGAHDVRVERVPDPELLLPRDAIVRVTSTAICGSDLHLYDGFIPSMRRGDILGHEFMGEVVEVGAEVRGLAVGDRVVVPFPIACGNCWYCRNDQWALCDNSNPNAPLAELFFGESPAGIFGYSHLMGGYAGGQAEYVRVPYADVGPLKVPDGLDDERVLLLSDVLPTGWMAAENCELEGGETVAVWGCGPVGLLAVMSAYAQGAEQVVAIDSVPARLTKAAELGAVTVHHREEDVVERLRELTGGRGPDACIEAVGMESHGGGLLGPLDRVKQAVRLETGRPHALRQAIYACRKGGVLSIAGVFGGFIDTIPIGAAFNKGLTFRMGQAHVHRYLRPLLEKIRDGELRPDTILTHRMTLDEAPAAYELFRRKRDGCIKVVLSP